CCTCCCACTTCAATGGTCGCGTCACTATCGAGCCTGTCACCGTTGCTGCCCCTCCCCAGCACACCCTAACTTTGGCCCTCCCCATCCAGTGATCCTTTGGCGACGGCGGCGGCAACGGCATCTGCCGCGAGGATTGCTAGGGTGAGGGTGCCACCTCAATCTTGATCAACGCATGGGGCGAGTGATACTTGGAGCTCAACTAGAGGAATCACCTCGAGTTGCGACAGCTACAGGAAAATCCCCAAAACTAACATGTAATACACATGAATGAAACTGGCGTAGAAGTAGGAGACAGCGAGCAAGTTGAGAGGAACGGAAAGGAGAGGGATCATAATCGGGAGAGGGATAGGAAGTGTGACAGGTTCAGGgagcacgagagagagagagagagaggaagagggagtggGAGTGCTCGGGAGCAGGAGTCGCTCAAAAGAGGTATGGAAATTttaagagagggagaaagaaaggagagagaaacagAGAGGGAGAGGATTTGGGCCAAATCTCAGGCTCAGGTTTGGatcttaaattttataatattttcaaGCTTAAACCCAGtctgaaatctgaaaaaatattttggatCAGGCTCGAATAGAAGTGTGGCCCAATCCAATCCGATCCGTTTCCAATAATGTCCCCATTGCACTGTAGGCATGCTCATTCGAGAATGACTGGGTCTTTTGATCACAACCATTGGATCTTAATTTCATGGATGGACAGATGTAGATCACACAAAGGCATCAAAAAATTTGGTTAGGAGTCACTATCTGGATCGTTAGTTGGCAAGCGATGGTCTGCCTCTGGTCAGAAAAAAAGTAGGCCTCATTCAATTTGCACTCAATTTTTCGGTGTCTTCGGATAGCCTTTGAACACCGATCCAAATTGGTCGCTATAAACGGGCATGGGTCGTATCTTCGGCATGAGAGAATGATTGACCTTTCTTCTCTTCATGACATCAACCATTCTATTGTATCTTATACAGCTCTTAAAGCACACCAAACTCTCTCTTTTATTGCGTAGATATTGTAGTAATTGTTGTGCGATCAAATGATGCATATTGCGGAAAAGATGAATCATTCTTGGGCATAAAAGATACTTCCAAACTTGTACAATAATTAAATTCAGATTGCATATTGCAAATGAAAGAATGATTGGTGTCCTTTCACAATATGgatcacacatatctcaaagcattcTGAGTTTTTTCATCCACCTCTATGGATCTTGAAATGGTCATTACGCAATCCACCTGGTTGACATcagaacaacaacaacaaaaagaaaaaaaaaaaaagaaaagaaaagaaaacctcttttccaacaaaagatacaacccgaacatGAAGCAACCACTCCGGGATGCTGCATGTGCgtccagaattttttttttttttaattaaccgaAAATGGAGGAACCACATAGTTCCTCCTTTATTTTGTTTGTACATTAGTTCCCCTTTTTATTGAAATAAGAATGCGTTCAGTAAATCATAACAAAGTCCAAAAGAGAACTAGACCCACATATATATGGGGTGTCCCCTCCCCTGTAAATAGACGATCCCCATGACCTTAATGAACTACTTTTACAAAGCTCCAATCTAACATGATTGCGTAATTCACAATTAACTTGCAATTACATGAATACAcgtgaaaaaagaaaaatctaaccCTCTTCTCTCCTCATCCAACCCCGGAAATTCCACCGTTTCAGAAATAAGAGAAGGACCCGGGGACCGCTCACCGGCGTCGAAGATATATAGATATTATCAGACGTCGACGCTGCAGGTGGAGATCTGCTGGAACTTGATGACCGGCGGGTCGCCGACGCCCTTCCCCGACTCGAAAGAAAGAAAGGCCGGGCAGGTGACGAAGAGGTGGTAGTGACCGGAGACCCAGGAGCCCACCTTCCACCGGATCCGGCCGTCGATCTTGACGTGGACGAGGATGAAACCAGAGGACTGGTCCTGGGAGATAGCCTCGGCGAGGTAAGGCGCGACGGGGACGGAGACGCCGCAGAGGTACGGTGACCAGAGGTCGACGTCGTTGTGACCCTGGTAAAAGGGAGGGACGGCGGTGGCGGGGGTGATCTGCTGGTATTTGTAGGAGGCGAAGACGTCGATGCGGTCGTAGTAGATGCCGACGCGGTCGTTGGGGTTGCGGGTGGAGATGGTGACCTGGATGGTGGAGGAGAGGAGGTTGTCCGGGGAGGAGACGTTGAAGGCGTAGACGGAGGCGTCCTGGAGGTAGAATTTGGGCTTGGTGGGGCGGAGGACGAGCCAGATgatgaggatgatgaggaggatgaGGATGATGAAGGCCAGGATCCAGGCGAAGATGACGCGGTAGAGCCTGCGCCGCTTGCAGCAGTCGTCGTCGCAGCAGCCGCTCACCTTGCACGACGACGTCATGCTGCTGCTCGAGCTCGTGGGGCGCGGCGAGAGAGATGGAAGAGAAAACTAATGCAGGGGAGATGAGATGGGATCGATGGCAACGGTGGTGCTTCGTCTATAGAACCATATCGTCTATGCGCATTTATAATGGTGTCTCGCTTCCACCACCCACATGCCTCACTCTTAGGGAGAGCGTGGTGGACCTGGCTATGAGGTTGGAGGATATAAAATATTTTGGATCGAGGGATACCCCGGGGGGGGGGGAAggatgctttgagatttgtgcaggCGGATGAATGCCGAAGTTTGGAGCGCTTTTAGATTTGTGGGTGGGTGATCCAACGGTGATAtaataatgtaaaaaaaaaaaaagaaagactaGAATCTCCATTTCGGGGTTGGGAACAGTTATTttctcatatttatttatttacagcTAAAATTGACTAGTTACAAAGTTAATTGTACGGCATGCTAGGTCAACCAGTCCACGCCGCTCATGTGAGAAGGAGTGGGCCTTTTGATCACAGCCATTGGATCTTTGGTGGAAAGACTGATGCAGATTAAAGAGGGGCATCCAAAGATTTGGTCAGTAGTCGCTATCAGGAGCGTCCATTGGCAAGCGATGGTCCGCCCGTCGTCAAAAGAAGTGGACCCTACTCAACGTCCCTCGGAATAAATGGACGGCAGCGACGAGAGATTTTAAAGTGGAATCAATCCAATCTTAGACTAGACGAGAGCGGATCACATGCCAATCAGTGCTTCCGAAGACGCCACGAATTCGTTCAATTTGACCGTTGCGCATGGCCGCGTTATTTCGTGAGAGGTACGAGAGGTTTAAAAGTTACTTTGAAATTGGGATGTGCCAAGAAAAGGGAGTCCTGTTACAGAGGATCCGATCCTATTCAATCATCACCGCGTTGTATTCTCTACTGTTACGCATTTTTCACTAATAGATGAACGATGAATGATTCAATTGGATCCCAAATTAGTAGCAACACCACCATGAGAAAGAATAAAAGGCCAAAACTAGGTAAAGATTTTGGGATCTATGGCTAAAGGTTACCAACCATGACATGCATTTGGAGACAACCAAATCAAAATGCTGGGTGAGAGTTCTAAGGCTGCAAGAATCTGGCCGGTGGGCGCGACAAAGCCGCCATGGGCCAGCCAACTTGCTTGATTCTAGAATATCTGGCAATCAAATAAACCATCAAGCTAGGGCTTGCAGCACAGCTCCAAGAACCAATGCAATATAAAAGTGGTGGAAAGATACATAAAAGAAGACATGTTGGGGAGTATAAACAACCCTAAAAGCCTCGTGCACTCAATAAAAACCTTAAAATATACAAATCAATGAAAGCTGGTAAAAGTTTGGATGGAATAGAATGAGCAATAGGCATAAGAGTCCAGGGCTTGGGCACCGGCTTTGGCCTGGAATGGTTGGTACAGGTGGGGACCGCTGAACAGTGAACTTTGCGAAAGCAATGTCCCTATTCTAACCCCCACCATTTGGACATGCTACCTACCTTTGTCTCCATAGAATCCACGCGCTCACCGCACCACCTCCTTCTTCCCTTCGGCTATCTTCCGTATGCTCCACCGACGTCCACTACTCTCCATATAATACCAACCCACTAAAGCTAGGTTGGTTTAGCCACTCATCAGCACGACCATAGTCCCATAGTCATCTAAAATAATAACACCTGTCACTCTAGCTACTGAGAGTGATCCTTATCCATTTCTGCAAGATGATTGGAGAAAGACTGTCTCTCTTCTATTTTATGAGGACGTTAAACACGTCTGGGGAGTTAGTAATAATGCAGCTGGCCAGATAGCGGCATATAGACCTAATCATATATCAATTACTTCCTGGACCGTtatatcaaagattttttttaattcatataagAAGGTGTTTGATTAGAGGAAATGGATGTCTCAAATGAAAGTCGAAATGGGTGGCTCTCCTTCCAGCCACTTGGTTGAAAGGTGTcccatttcaattttaatttcggaatgaaatgaaaataatttaatctatctaaACTCAATTCCCACTTTTCTCTATGAATTTAAATTATCATTTCGATTTCGGACATGAATCAAATACTTCAAAAGATTCGaccatttcaatttttatttccatccattttgatttcgatttcgatcatgAACTAAATATCTCTAAATATATTTTCACTAGattgatttaataaatttaaatttattgaataataataataatagaaggtGGAGGAGCAGTACCTCTTAACCGAAATCTGAGGATCCGAGCTTTGAACGCTTAAATAAACTTTAAGCATTTCCGGTCACCGGATCAATCATTTCGTTTTGTTGAAAGGTTCAGCCAGCAGCTACACTGGAAGGGGTTCGCAACTTGCAAGGCTTAGGATATTCTTCGACTGACGGTGGTGGTGGAGGCTGGCACTAGAAGAACCTAAAAAGCATTTACTTTTCTAGGCTGACAAAAACTGACTCATGCCCTCGTTGGTTTCTGTAAGCCACGACAGATGTAAAAGTTATGCTTAAGAAGTGATGTTTGGCCAAAGGGATAgtactaataaaaaaaaaaaagtaaataacaaCCGGAAATCATTGCcaaaatgaataaaattaaaaatttaaaaaaaaggtaCCTAGAAATATAGATAAAGAGGAAAATCAAGGACTAATTGCAGACCAAGCACCACATGTTGGTTTAGCCTGACTTGGTATGCATATAAATCCCTGAATAAGAGATTGGATAGAATCTATACGTGTCAAATTGGCCAATTTTGCCACCAACATAGTATATTTACCACAATCAAATACATATAACAGTACCACCGGAGAGATATGGAACCATGATATTTataattatctaattttttacataattttaaaatgatcaaaaaattttgatagctcTCTTTTGAG
Above is a genomic segment from Elaeis guineensis isolate ETL-2024a chromosome 1, EG11, whole genome shotgun sequence containing:
- the LOC105038308 gene encoding NDR1/HIN1-like protein 1 — its product is MTSSCKVSGCCDDDCCKRRRLYRVIFAWILAFIILILLIILIIWLVLRPTKPKFYLQDASVYAFNVSSPDNLLSSTIQVTISTRNPNDRVGIYYDRIDVFASYKYQQITPATAVPPFYQGHNDVDLWSPYLCGVSVPVAPYLAEAISQDQSSGFILVHVKIDGRIRWKVGSWVSGHYHLFVTCPAFLSFESGKGVGDPPVIKFQQISTCSVDV